One window from the genome of Pedobacter schmidteae encodes:
- a CDS encoding fasciclin domain-containing protein, with amino-acid sequence MVKHNLYQRNNTIWSLLLLAILGLSCSKDEQGLSDYDNNKINLVIADNFNLSAFSAALKRGNLDKDLQQGMGPYTTLAPSDAAFSAAGYTSPVSVLTANSTTIARIANYHTLDGRYELNKMPFLFNQELKSRGGKLYVTHWIKGQDTVLTINGARVLAQNIPASNGLIQVLNRVLTPYLHDVLSDAITAESGITLFAQALKTSGLLQTLDQAGPYTVFAPDNAAMRAMGYTSVEQINGTDPEVLKRLVNYHILKDRRFIYDYILSAGASNTSRQAMLDGNSVNITLVPTPGVPGSFNGISLKGIGNTSPVNLLKQDILTGNGVLHIINSVLRITQ; translated from the coding sequence ATGGTAAAGCATAATTTATATCAAAGGAACAATACAATATGGTCTTTATTGCTGCTTGCCATACTAGGTCTATCCTGTAGTAAGGACGAGCAGGGACTGAGCGATTATGACAACAACAAAATTAACCTGGTAATAGCCGATAACTTTAACCTGTCGGCATTTAGTGCGGCGCTTAAGCGTGGTAATCTGGACAAAGATTTGCAACAGGGTATGGGACCCTATACTACATTGGCTCCTTCTGATGCTGCATTTTCGGCAGCTGGGTATACAAGTCCGGTAAGTGTGTTGACTGCCAATTCAACAACCATTGCGCGTATTGCCAATTACCACACTTTAGATGGTCGCTACGAACTGAATAAAATGCCGTTTCTTTTCAATCAGGAATTGAAATCCCGTGGTGGAAAATTATATGTAACCCACTGGATAAAAGGACAGGATACTGTGCTTACCATAAACGGAGCAAGGGTGCTGGCTCAAAATATTCCGGCATCAAATGGGTTGATCCAGGTATTGAACCGGGTGCTTACTCCTTATCTGCATGATGTATTGAGCGATGCCATAACTGCTGAATCCGGCATTACACTTTTTGCCCAGGCTCTGAAAACTTCGGGGCTGCTGCAAACCCTGGATCAGGCCGGCCCTTACACAGTTTTTGCACCAGATAATGCAGCAATGCGGGCCATGGGCTACACCAGTGTAGAACAGATAAATGGTACCGATCCGGAAGTACTTAAAAGACTGGTGAACTATCATATTTTGAAGGACAGGCGGTTTATTTATGATTATATCCTGAGTGCCGGAGCCAGCAATACAAGCCGGCAGGCCATGCTCGATGGAAACTCTGTGAACATTACATTGGTACCTACGCCTGGTGTTCCGGGTAGTTTTAACGGAATCAGCTTAAAAGGTATAGGAAATACAAGTCCGGTAAACCTGCTTAAACAAGATATCCTGACAGGCAATGGTGTGTTGCACATTATAAACAGTGTTTTACGGATTACCCAATAA